The following proteins come from a genomic window of Triticum aestivum cultivar Chinese Spring chromosome 6A, IWGSC CS RefSeq v2.1, whole genome shotgun sequence:
- the LOC123129550 gene encoding protein FLOWERINGUS T-like produces MSNDSLVTSRIVGDVLDPFRSTVDLTVLYDGRFVINGMEFRSPAVSGKPSVEIGGDDISVTYTLVMVDPDAPNPSNPTLREYLHWMVTDIPGSMDDTYGREVVCYESPTPTTGIHRMVLVLFRQLGRNTVYAASMRHNFNTRSFARRYNLGAPVAAKYFNCQRQAGSGGRKFTGPYTSHRQQI; encoded by the exons ATGTCGAACGACTCCTTGGTTACATCACGAATAGTAGGTGATGTGTTGGACCCCTTCCGTAGCACAGTTGATCTGACAGTGCTCTATGACGGTAGGTTCGTCATTAACGGCATGGAGTTCCGCTCACCGGCGGTATCGGGCAAGCCGAGCGTCGAGATCGGCGGTGATGATATTAGCGTGACATACACCCTT GTCATGGTGGATCCTGATGCTCCTAACCCCAGCAATCCGACCTTGAGGGAATATCTTCACTG GATGGTAACCGATATCCCAGGATCAATGGATGACACCTACG GGCGGGAGGTGGTGTGCTACGAGAGTCCGACGCCGACGACGGGGATCCACCGCATGGTGCTGGTGCTGTTCCGGCAGCTCGGGCGGAACACGGTGTACGCGGCGTCCATGCGCCACAACTTCAACACCCGCAGCTTCGCCCGCCGCTACAACCTTGGCGCGCCCGTCGCCGCAAAGTACTTCAACTGCCAGCGCCAGGCCGGCTCCGGCGGCCGGAAGTTCACCGGGCCCTATACCAGCCACCGCCAGCAAATCTAA